Proteins from one Anopheles nili chromosome 2, idAnoNiliSN_F5_01, whole genome shotgun sequence genomic window:
- the LOC128720288 gene encoding solute carrier family 22 member 4-like, which produces MSESPTPPAPDRLDLDDLLAEVGHFGRFQLWQCALLLLPVVFTAFSNLCYVFTAGDVHYRCHVPECEQTVRADAYAYTPDWLKHAVPFGVGSELPAKCDRYRVLPSENDTTTCNESRFNHSIVDRCSEFVFEDPTERTIVNDFHLTCDENRWKVTLVGTVHSIGQFVSLALSGIISDRFGRRWTLLLGVGVGAALAIVRSFTTSYGAFMTLEFTEAMFGSTSYTTAFILSLELVEPRLRVIVKSVILVAYALAEALLGLLAMTFRDWRTLSIVLFVPGVISISLLYTTAESVRWLLAKDRQQDVVAILQRVAKANGRPPLPQSTLDEFYLQQKAKLEADRDEAGRGKSFMQLLRETCQHRRLLLRIANCAFCWFTNAMVYYGLTLNSVTLAGDKYSNFIFITLAEIPPSLAINCILNRFGRRKTQCGSLVLSGLFCLLALTALKDIAWLNVGLFLMSKMAISLSFSTLYIYTAEIFPTNLRQSFISFCSMVGRFGSMLAPQMPLLQALWTPLPMLLFGSVAVLSGVLILEFPETTGVTLPNTLEEAIELHSRRKQPPVEPEKGSYTSPG; this is translated from the exons ATGTCCGAGTCACCgacaccaccggcaccggaccGCTTGGATCTGGATGATCTGCTCGCGGAAGTAGGCCATTTTGGTCGGTTTCAGCTGTGGCAATGCGCGCTGCTACTGTTGCCCGTAGTGTTCACTGCGTTCTCGAATCTGTGCTACGTGTTCACCGCCGGCGACGTACACTATCG CTGCCATGTGCCAGAGTGTGAACAGACAGTTCGCGCTGACGCGTACGCGTACACACCGGACTGGCTCAAACACGCGGTACCATTTGGCGTGGGTTCGGAATTGCCCGCGAAATGTGACCGATATCGAGTGCTGCCATCGGAGAACGATACGACCACCTGCAATGAGTCCCGATTCAATCACAGCATCGTTGACCGCTGCTCGGAGTTCGTTTTCGAGGATCCCACGGAAAGGACCATCGTCAATGAC TTCCACCTGACTTGCGATGAGAACCGCTGGAAGGTTACGCTCGTCGGGACGGTGCACAGTATCGGGCAGTTTGTATCCCTCGCCCTTTCAGGTATCATTTCCGATCGCTTCGGGCGACGCTGGACGTTGCTGTTGGGCGTAGGTGTCGGTGCAGCCCTCGCGATCGTACGCTCGTTCACCACCAGCTATGGCGCGTTCATGACACTCGAGTTTACGGAAGCGATGTTCGGCTCAACCAGCTACACGACCGCGTTCATTCTAAGCCTCGAGCTGGTCGAACCAAGGCTGCGTGTCATCGTGAAGAGCGTAATACTGGTGGCGTACGCGTTGGCTGAGGCTCTACTCGGTTTGCTGGCGATGACGTTTCGCGATTGGCGTACACTTTCGATCGTCCTGTTCGTACCCGGAGTCATCTCGATCTCGCTGCTCTACACCACGGCCGAAAGTGTCCGCTGGTTGCTCGCAAAAGACCGCCAACAGGATGTAGTGGCCATCCTGCAACGGGTAGCAAAAGCCAACGGTCGTCCACCCTTACCTCAGTCCACGCTGGACGAGTTCTATCTGCAGCAGAAGGCGAAACTGGAAGCGGACCGTGATGAGGCCGGCCGCGGCAAGTCCTTTATGCAGCTGCTTCGCGAAACCTGCCAGCACCGACGGTTGTTGTTGCGGATCGCTAACTGCGCGTTCTGTTGGTTCACCAACGCCATGGTGTACTATGGCCTAACGCTCAACTCAGTCACACTAGCCGGTGATAAGTACAGTAATTTTATCTTCATCACACTGGCCGAAATCCCACCCTCGTTGGCCATCAACTGCATCCTGAATCGATTCGGACGCCGGAAAACGCAATGCGGCTCGCTGGTGCTGTCCGGATTGTTCTGCCTGTTGGCACTGACAGCACTCAAAG ACATCGCCTGGCTGAACGTTGGCCTGTTTTTAATGAGTAAAATGGCCATCTCGCTGTCCTTCTCCACGCTGTACATCTACACGGCGGAAATCTTCCCTACCAACCTGCGCCAGAGTTTCATCTCGTTCTGCTCCATGGTGggccggttcggttccatGTTGGCCCCACAGATGCCACTGCTACAGGCCCTCTGGACACCGCTGCCGATGCTgctgttcggttcggtggccgTTCTGTCGGGTGTGTTAATATTGGAGTTCCCGGAAACCACCGGTGTCACGCTGCCGAACACGCTCGAGGAGGCCATCGAGCTGCATAGTCGCCGCAAACAGCCACCGGTGGAACCGGAAAAGGGCTCCTATACTAGCCCGGGGTGA